Proteins from a genomic interval of Marinobacter gudaonensis:
- a CDS encoding MaoC family dehydratase, with product MSEIRRKTVAGLNVGDSFSLVRTFTEEQTVAFGEISRDQNPVHFSDDFARAKNLSGKICHGLLVGGMITEVGGQIGWLASGMNFRFLRPVYFGDTITCVLTITDIDERSRARAEAVLSNQHGEPVIEAWLTGVLPGPKEREILRGKQEVGR from the coding sequence ATGTCTGAAATTCGGAGAAAAACCGTCGCCGGTCTGAACGTCGGGGATTCGTTCAGCCTTGTGCGGACATTTACCGAGGAGCAGACGGTTGCCTTTGGCGAGATTAGCCGCGACCAGAACCCTGTCCACTTCAGCGACGACTTCGCAAGGGCGAAGAACCTTTCAGGCAAGATCTGCCACGGGCTTCTGGTTGGCGGGATGATAACCGAAGTGGGTGGACAGATCGGCTGGCTGGCATCCGGCATGAATTTCCGTTTCCTCCGTCCCGTGTATTTTGGCGATACCATCACCTGCGTGCTCACCATTACCGATATCGATGAACGCAGCCGCGCGCGCGCCGAAGCGGTTCTCTCCAATCAGCATGGCGAGCCGGTAATAGAGGCCTGGTTAACGGGCGTCCTGCCTGGTCCGAAGGAGAGAGAAATCCTCAGAGGCAAGCAGGAGGTTGGGAGGTAG
- a CDS encoding universal stress protein: protein MYRKILVPVDLAHTDKLVKALDTSIDMAKHYNATLSYVTVTNSTPGAAAHNPKELATRLREFAEEQGKSHGISTDSLVMESADTAVELDDKLLEAIKETHADLVVMASHPPGIGDRLHILHSNGANIVKHSTISVFVVR, encoded by the coding sequence ATGTACAGAAAGATCCTGGTTCCGGTTGACCTCGCCCACACCGACAAACTGGTGAAGGCACTCGACACCTCCATTGATATGGCGAAGCACTACAATGCCACCCTCAGCTACGTAACCGTGACGAACAGCACTCCGGGTGCAGCCGCCCACAACCCAAAAGAGCTGGCAACACGGCTGCGCGAATTCGCGGAAGAGCAGGGAAAATCACACGGTATCAGCACCGACAGCCTGGTCATGGAATCGGCAGACACCGCCGTAGAGCTGGACGACAAGCTGCTGGAGGCCATTAAGGAGACCCATGCAGACCTGGTGGTGATGGCATCGCATCCGCCGGGTATCGGTGACCGGCTCCATATCCTTCATTCCAATGGTGCCAATATCGTCAAACACAGTACGATTTCGGTATTTGTGGTGCGATGA
- a CDS encoding PA4780 family RIO1-like protein kinase: protein MKVPKRLQPLVDDGMVDEVLYQLMSGKEAQVYVVRCAGHTRCAKVFKEASKRSFKQAVEYQEGRKVRNSRRARAMSKKTRYGQKEQEEAWLNAEVDALYRLAAAGVRVPEPLGFVDGVLLMELVADDEGKAAPRLGDVTLSPEQARDYHHRVIREVVRMLAAGLIHGDLSEFNVLVDAAGPVIIDLPQAVNASGNNNAQRMLERDVDNMRRYFGRFAPDLLNTDYGKEIWALYESGNLHPHSKLTGCFEHDDTLANVGELMDIIDAAKAEERERQERIRDADED from the coding sequence ATGAAAGTACCGAAGAGATTACAACCGCTCGTTGATGACGGCATGGTCGACGAAGTGCTCTATCAGTTGATGAGCGGCAAGGAAGCCCAGGTCTATGTGGTTCGCTGCGCCGGCCATACCCGCTGCGCCAAGGTATTCAAGGAGGCCTCGAAACGGAGTTTCAAGCAGGCTGTGGAATACCAGGAAGGCAGAAAGGTCCGCAACAGCCGGCGCGCCAGGGCCATGAGCAAGAAGACCCGATACGGCCAGAAGGAACAGGAAGAGGCCTGGCTCAACGCCGAGGTGGATGCCTTGTATCGGCTTGCGGCTGCCGGTGTCCGGGTACCGGAACCCCTGGGCTTCGTGGACGGCGTTCTACTGATGGAACTGGTGGCGGACGACGAGGGCAAAGCAGCACCGCGTCTGGGCGATGTCACCCTCTCGCCGGAGCAGGCCCGTGACTACCACCACCGTGTGATTCGCGAGGTCGTGCGCATGCTCGCGGCCGGGTTGATCCACGGGGATCTGTCTGAGTTCAATGTGTTGGTCGATGCCGCCGGTCCGGTCATCATTGATCTGCCCCAGGCGGTGAATGCATCCGGCAATAACAACGCACAGCGGATGCTGGAGCGGGATGTCGACAATATGCGGCGGTACTTTGGCCGGTTTGCGCCTGACTTGCTCAATACCGATTACGGCAAGGAAATCTGGGCACTTTACGAATCAGGCAACCTTCATCCGCACAGCAAACTTACCGGGTGCTTCGAGCATGACGACACCCTGGCCAACGTCGGTGAACTGATGGACATTATCGACGCTGCAAAAGCAGAAGAACGGGAGCGCCAGGAACGCATCAGGGATGCGGACGAGGACTAG
- a CDS encoding cold-shock protein, with the protein MSTVTGNVKFFNESKGFGFITRESGPDVFVHYSAIQGGGFKTLAEGQQVEFTVTQGQKGPQAENVVAL; encoded by the coding sequence ATGTCTACAGTTACCGGCAACGTTAAGTTTTTCAACGAATCGAAAGGTTTTGGTTTTATCACTCGCGAAAGCGGCCCCGACGTCTTTGTTCACTACAGCGCTATTCAAGGCGGTGGATTCAAGACTCTGGCCGAAGGCCAGCAGGTGGAATTCACTGTTACTCAGGGCCAGAAAGGCCCCCAGGCGGAAAACGTTGTCGCTCTCTGA
- a CDS encoding crotonase/enoyl-CoA hydratase family protein: MSNYESFSIEVNDHIAHVRFSRPEALNTMNKAFWLELPRCMQDIEANTDARVIVISSTGKHFSAGMDLGVFSDPKAVPMNGDPGRMAENLRRVVLQLQDTLTSLEKIRLPVLAAIHGGCIGGALDLVCAADSRYCTEDAYFTIKETELGMTADVGTLQRLPKLMPEGVVRELAYTGRKFSATEAHRLGFVNAVYADQESLLAAVLDIAGQIAANSPLAVTGCKEMLNYSRDHSVEDSLKYMATWQAGMFRPTDMMKSFQAKAQKQAPKYDALFPVKPLFDQ; this comes from the coding sequence TTGTCCAACTACGAAAGCTTTTCGATCGAGGTCAACGACCACATCGCCCATGTCCGGTTCAGTCGGCCAGAGGCCCTGAACACCATGAACAAGGCCTTCTGGCTGGAGCTGCCTCGCTGCATGCAGGACATCGAAGCCAACACGGATGCCCGGGTGATCGTGATCTCCTCCACCGGCAAGCACTTTTCCGCCGGCATGGATCTGGGCGTGTTCAGCGATCCGAAGGCGGTGCCGATGAATGGCGACCCGGGGCGCATGGCCGAGAACCTGCGTCGGGTGGTGCTGCAACTGCAAGACACCCTGACCTCGCTGGAAAAGATCCGCCTGCCGGTGCTGGCGGCCATCCATGGTGGCTGTATTGGCGGCGCCCTGGATCTGGTGTGTGCAGCCGATAGTCGCTATTGCACCGAAGACGCCTACTTCACCATCAAGGAAACCGAGTTGGGCATGACAGCCGATGTGGGCACCTTGCAGCGCCTGCCCAAGTTGATGCCTGAAGGTGTGGTTCGCGAACTGGCCTACACCGGGCGTAAGTTCTCCGCCACCGAAGCCCACAGGCTTGGCTTTGTGAATGCCGTCTACGCCGACCAGGAATCCCTGTTGGCGGCGGTACTGGACATTGCTGGCCAGATTGCCGCCAATTCGCCCCTGGCAGTGACCGGTTGCAAGGAAATGCTCAACTACAGTCGCGATCACAGCGTGGAAGATAGCCTGAAGTACATGGCTACCTGGCAGGCCGGCATGTTCCGCCCCACGGATATGATGAAATCCTTCCAGGCAAAGGCTCAGAAGCAGGCACCGAAGTACGATGCGCTGTTTCCGGTAAAGCCGCTGTTCGATCAGTAG